Proteins from a single region of Sphaerochaeta globosa str. Buddy:
- the bamA gene encoding outer membrane protein assembly factor BamA, translating to MDKRHTRFLVGIVLILALSFSFLSAADTDPWYVGKRIASFSNSGLQNVKESVVLDIQYDYLGKTFTDQLFNELQGELYGLEYFLYFIADAQRTGEGNNELQIAMTFYELPYIKTATVQGNQGIKTKDITEVLIAKEGFFLDEQNIELSKQKILTLYQEKGYADATIDSEYVTDETANAVDLKYIITENQQKRIGQIVFEGNEQLSSDMLSKQLSSKQVSYFSSGYYNPLTIETDKQKIIAFYQSRGYIDAAILDVRTEDISTEDDTYSRLRVVFSIDEGEQWFFGGIQVEGNTVFSNEQFQSLISMRQGVVLDVSRVQQEITAVTDLYWNNGYIFNLISTDLIRNEETKTVTYILKVQENQQAVIEDIRLEGLTKTKPYVFERELTFSKGDIFSKEKLIRSAQNIYNTLIVTDVQFDIINGTQEGSVIPVFTVVEGNQMDIQFGATFGGNVDGFPVSGFLQWSDKNLGGTGRDLAIATNLSPDTQNISVSFTDGWFKNRRWSNGLSFNFERSVKDSALQRGIGSKYYTGHDGDNAESNPYPYGYDSYASYLAADQALPSSRYLMSYTYYRISLGYNTGYTFMFQPGSLNVGGGITVGLNYAQYDDNVYDPYERLIDLYHESWQFSNRLTLSFAWDGRDLIENTSRGYYLSQSFTYAGGILGGLSNYIRTSSSASGYLTLFTFDLDEKPANVVLGVTTSLSVMLPQYYNHYESGWNWYDAKQGATRYEMLYIDGMNTGRGFSVVFDQAYLWDNQISISWPLAHNVLSAEMYASATGVSTDLSSIKASNLAWYFSTGIGIKLKVPGFPLGLYLVKNASYINDSFAWVEGNIFKGDREGSGLKLVLAITTTLY from the coding sequence ATGGACAAGCGCCATACACGCTTTCTTGTGGGCATCGTGCTCATTTTAGCCCTTTCTTTTTCCTTCTTGAGTGCTGCTGATACCGACCCTTGGTATGTAGGCAAGCGAATTGCATCCTTTTCCAACAGTGGTTTGCAGAATGTGAAGGAGAGCGTTGTATTGGACATCCAATATGACTATTTAGGTAAAACCTTTACTGACCAGCTGTTTAATGAACTGCAAGGTGAACTGTATGGATTGGAATATTTTCTCTATTTTATTGCCGATGCCCAGAGGACAGGGGAGGGAAACAACGAATTACAAATCGCCATGACCTTCTATGAATTACCCTACATCAAGACAGCAACAGTACAGGGAAATCAGGGAATAAAGACCAAGGACATCACTGAAGTACTGATCGCCAAGGAAGGATTCTTCCTCGATGAACAGAATATCGAGTTATCCAAACAGAAGATCCTGACACTCTACCAGGAAAAAGGATATGCCGATGCTACCATCGACAGCGAATATGTCACAGACGAGACGGCAAATGCAGTAGATCTTAAGTATATCATTACCGAGAACCAGCAGAAGCGTATCGGCCAAATTGTATTCGAGGGCAATGAGCAGCTTTCGTCCGATATGCTTTCCAAGCAACTGTCCTCTAAGCAGGTAAGCTATTTCAGCTCCGGTTACTACAATCCTTTGACTATTGAAACCGACAAGCAAAAGATCATTGCCTTTTACCAGAGCAGAGGCTACATCGATGCAGCCATTCTTGATGTCCGTACAGAGGATATCAGCACAGAGGACGATACGTATTCTCGCTTGAGAGTGGTATTCTCCATTGATGAGGGAGAACAATGGTTCTTTGGCGGCATTCAGGTTGAGGGCAATACCGTCTTCAGCAATGAACAATTCCAGTCCTTGATCTCCATGCGTCAGGGTGTAGTATTGGATGTATCCCGGGTGCAACAGGAAATTACTGCCGTCACAGACCTGTATTGGAACAACGGCTACATTTTCAATTTGATTTCCACCGACCTTATCCGCAACGAAGAAACAAAAACTGTTACGTACATCCTCAAGGTGCAAGAGAATCAACAAGCTGTAATCGAGGATATCCGTTTAGAAGGGCTCACCAAAACCAAACCCTATGTCTTCGAACGGGAACTGACATTTTCGAAGGGCGATATTTTCTCCAAGGAAAAACTGATCCGAAGCGCCCAGAACATTTACAATACTCTCATTGTAACCGATGTTCAGTTTGATATCATAAATGGGACCCAGGAAGGTAGTGTGATTCCCGTCTTCACCGTAGTCGAAGGGAATCAGATGGACATCCAATTTGGAGCAACCTTTGGCGGAAATGTTGATGGTTTCCCGGTATCCGGTTTCCTGCAGTGGTCCGACAAGAACCTTGGGGGAACAGGACGTGATCTGGCGATTGCCACCAATCTCAGTCCCGATACCCAGAATATCTCTGTTTCCTTTACCGATGGTTGGTTCAAAAACAGGCGTTGGTCGAATGGCTTGAGTTTCAACTTTGAACGAAGTGTAAAAGATTCCGCTCTTCAGAGGGGTATCGGCAGCAAGTATTATACCGGTCACGATGGAGACAACGCTGAATCCAATCCCTATCCCTATGGTTATGACAGTTATGCAAGTTATTTGGCGGCCGACCAGGCCCTGCCTTCCTCACGCTACTTGATGAGCTATACCTATTACCGCATTTCGCTGGGGTACAACACCGGCTATACCTTCATGTTCCAACCCGGATCGCTGAATGTCGGTGGTGGTATTACCGTAGGACTCAACTACGCCCAATACGATGACAACGTCTATGATCCGTATGAACGACTGATTGATTTGTATCATGAAAGTTGGCAATTCAGTAATCGCCTTACGCTCTCTTTTGCCTGGGACGGAAGGGATCTCATCGAGAACACCAGCCGGGGGTATTACCTCAGCCAAAGTTTCACCTATGCCGGAGGTATTCTTGGAGGCCTTTCCAATTATATCCGTACCTCGAGTTCAGCTAGTGGATACCTCACCCTGTTTACATTCGATTTGGACGAGAAGCCGGCTAACGTAGTGTTGGGGGTAACCACCAGCCTGAGTGTGATGCTGCCACAGTACTATAATCATTATGAAAGTGGTTGGAATTGGTACGATGCAAAACAAGGTGCAACCCGTTATGAGATGCTCTACATCGATGGCATGAACACCGGTCGCGGATTCAGTGTCGTATTCGATCAGGCATACCTGTGGGATAACCAGATTTCAATCAGTTGGCCGCTAGCTCACAATGTGCTCTCTGCAGAAATGTATGCAAGCGCCACCGGGGTAAGTACCGACCTGAGTTCCATCAAGGCTTCCAATCTTGCCTGGTACTTCTCCACCGGAATTGGAATCAAGCTCAAGGTACCCGGCTTCCCGCTCGGTTTGTATTTGGTTAAGAATGCGAGTTACATCAATGACTCATTTGCTTGGGTTGAAGGTAATATTTTCAAGGGCGATCGCGAGGGGAGCGGACTGAAACTGGTCCTTGCCATCACCACGACATTGTATTAA
- the tmk gene encoding dTMP kinase, producing the protein MPSVLTNFIVFEGLDGAGTTTQMQLLAEACDRADTPCRATFEPTDKPIGRLVRSVLQKQILTTPLALAMLYAADREDHLNNPVYGIIHDLEAGKLVISDRYLYSSLSYQGVECDFEKIASLNEFPSPQYVFFIDTPVDECLRRINSRGNEVELFEKKEFLHKVKENYERIFSSLDPQVTLVRLDGLLKIEEIASQIQQILFSK; encoded by the coding sequence ATGCCTTCAGTATTGACCAATTTTATTGTTTTTGAGGGTTTGGATGGTGCCGGTACCACTACGCAAATGCAATTGCTTGCCGAAGCGTGTGACCGCGCTGATACTCCGTGTCGTGCAACGTTTGAGCCTACCGATAAACCTATCGGACGCTTGGTCCGCTCAGTTTTACAAAAGCAAATCCTGACCACCCCTTTGGCTTTGGCAATGTTGTATGCAGCCGACAGGGAGGATCACCTGAATAATCCGGTCTATGGAATCATCCATGACCTGGAAGCTGGCAAACTTGTTATTTCAGATCGCTACTTGTATTCATCACTTTCCTATCAAGGCGTAGAATGTGATTTTGAGAAAATTGCAAGCCTTAACGAGTTCCCTTCTCCCCAGTACGTCTTTTTCATTGACACACCGGTTGATGAGTGCCTGAGAAGAATCAACAGCAGAGGCAATGAAGTGGAACTCTTTGAGAAAAAGGAATTTCTCCATAAAGTGAAAGAGAACTACGAACGAATTTTCAGCTCGCTCGATCCTCAGGTAACCCTTGTCCGTTTGGATGGGCTCCTGAAGATAGAGGAAATTGCTTCCCAAATCCAGCAAATTCTCTTCAGCAAATAA
- the queA gene encoding tRNA preQ1(34) S-adenosylmethionine ribosyltransferase-isomerase QueA, with amino-acid sequence MTIKEYSFDLPEHLIAQTPIDRRGEDRLLVLDKHSGTIIDEQMTHFASYLQEGSILVVNNSKVRKARVFAISETKSRVEFLFLEENLDHSWNVMVTKTKKQHVGKHYTFCTADQSYVRTGCITKANEDGTRTITFNHVLDEDFFLKLGHVPLPPYIKREDCFADENRYQTIYAQKEGSVAAPTAGLHFTQEILASIRAKGCTIVPVTLHVGPGTFLPVRTDNLEDHHMHYESYEIEEESARIINQAKAQGRKIVATGTTSVRTLESAFNTETGLLESGQGRTNLFIRPPYTFKIVDQLLTNFHTPESTLLVLVSTFAGKEKIDRAYRHAVEQSYRFFSYGDAMFIC; translated from the coding sequence ATGACAATCAAGGAATACTCTTTTGACCTTCCGGAGCATCTGATAGCACAGACTCCCATAGACCGACGTGGCGAGGACCGATTGCTGGTTCTCGACAAGCATAGTGGAACCATCATAGATGAACAAATGACACATTTTGCTTCCTATCTTCAAGAAGGAAGTATTCTTGTTGTCAACAACAGTAAAGTGCGCAAGGCACGTGTATTTGCCATCAGCGAGACTAAAAGCCGCGTGGAATTTCTTTTTCTGGAAGAAAACCTCGACCATAGCTGGAATGTCATGGTCACCAAAACAAAAAAACAACATGTCGGCAAGCATTATACATTCTGTACTGCCGACCAGAGCTATGTACGTACCGGATGCATTACTAAAGCCAATGAGGATGGGACAAGAACCATCACCTTCAATCATGTACTTGATGAGGATTTTTTCCTCAAGCTCGGTCATGTCCCACTCCCCCCATACATCAAGCGTGAGGATTGCTTTGCCGACGAGAATAGGTATCAGACAATTTATGCACAAAAGGAAGGGTCGGTAGCAGCCCCGACTGCTGGATTGCACTTTACCCAAGAAATCCTGGCATCCATTCGTGCAAAAGGCTGTACTATTGTTCCAGTTACCTTGCATGTTGGACCCGGAACCTTTTTGCCCGTTCGTACCGATAATCTGGAAGACCATCACATGCATTATGAATCGTATGAAATTGAGGAAGAAAGCGCTCGCATCATCAACCAGGCAAAAGCGCAGGGGCGTAAGATTGTTGCCACAGGGACGACCAGCGTGCGCACTCTGGAGAGTGCTTTCAACACTGAAACAGGGTTATTGGAAAGCGGGCAAGGTCGGACAAATCTCTTTATCCGACCTCCTTATACGTTTAAAATCGTGGACCAACTGTTGACGAACTTTCATACTCCGGAATCGACACTCTTGGTCTTGGTCTCCACGTTCGCAGGAAAAGAAAAGATTGATCGCGCCTATCGGCATGCAGTCGAACAATCCTATCGTTTCTTCAGCTATGGTGATGCAATGTTTATTTGCTGA
- the ruvB gene encoding Holliday junction branch migration DNA helicase RuvB: MDTHESELHDLIQSSVVSTSFQQEADKQENILRPKMLKDFQGQQRLKDNLAVFVQAARERKEPLDHTFLIGPPGLGKTTLASIIANEMGAEIRMTSAPALDKPKDLAGILTNVTEGSVFFIDEIHRLKPALEEMLYIAMEDFEIDWVIGQGPAARTMRIPLPKFTLVGATTKAGSVSSPLSSRFGITCHIEFYNEQELASIIARSAQIMDVQIDKKAIVQLARCSRGTPRIANRLLRRLRDFAMVMGDGTVTVAVVDHGMERLGIDNNGLETQDRNILRTIIEFYDGGPVGAETLSISVGEAIESLEDFYEPYLIQKGFLKRTPRGRMTTKKAYDLLGIPCKRNLDDNQGILF; this comes from the coding sequence ATGGACACACACGAGTCGGAATTACATGATTTGATACAAAGCTCCGTGGTATCCACCTCCTTCCAACAGGAGGCGGACAAACAGGAGAATATCCTCAGACCCAAAATGCTCAAGGATTTCCAAGGCCAGCAGCGTTTGAAAGACAACCTTGCCGTCTTTGTCCAAGCAGCCCGTGAGCGAAAGGAACCGCTTGATCATACCTTTCTTATCGGTCCCCCGGGTCTTGGAAAGACCACCTTGGCAAGTATTATCGCCAATGAGATGGGTGCTGAAATCAGGATGACCAGCGCACCTGCTTTGGATAAACCCAAAGACCTTGCAGGAATTCTTACCAATGTAACCGAAGGTTCTGTATTTTTCATCGATGAGATTCATAGACTCAAGCCAGCTTTGGAAGAAATGCTCTATATTGCCATGGAAGATTTTGAGATTGACTGGGTTATCGGTCAAGGGCCTGCCGCACGGACGATGCGCATTCCTCTTCCCAAGTTTACCTTGGTAGGGGCTACAACCAAAGCCGGTTCAGTTTCCAGTCCTCTCTCCTCGCGATTCGGCATCACCTGCCATATCGAATTCTACAACGAACAGGAGCTCGCCTCGATTATCGCCAGATCGGCTCAGATCATGGATGTGCAAATCGACAAGAAAGCCATTGTCCAGTTGGCACGGTGCAGCCGTGGAACTCCTCGAATAGCCAATCGTCTTTTGAGGCGGCTCAGGGACTTCGCCATGGTAATGGGTGATGGAACGGTGACCGTTGCAGTAGTCGACCATGGCATGGAGCGACTGGGCATCGACAATAATGGTCTTGAAACACAGGACCGAAATATATTAAGAACAATCATTGAATTTTATGACGGAGGACCGGTAGGGGCTGAAACTCTTTCGATCAGCGTAGGGGAGGCTATAGAATCTTTGGAAGACTTCTATGAACCATATCTGATACAAAAAGGATTCCTCAAGCGTACTCCCCGTGGACGGATGACCACCAAAAAAGCCTACGACCTGCTGGGCATTCCCTGCAAAAGGAACTTGGATGACAATCAAGGAATACTCTTTTGA
- the ruvA gene encoding Holliday junction branch migration protein RuvA, with amino-acid sequence MINAIIGDVVRVMDGEVILRAGYVEYMLSVSAQTASKLSNLSLEERRAVRLLTVLIHREDSMSLFGFYDEAEREAFLQLQTVSGIGSKQALKILSGISVRNLAQALDTGNLKLLSSIPGIGPKTGQKMILALRDVLVFEDEKSKTNGQRSQSKASQWSDIITALVDMGYDRRKVEEVIDSLSEQESEAIGKLSHHDAEQLLFRSAVKLLG; translated from the coding sequence ATGATTAACGCTATCATTGGTGATGTAGTACGTGTAATGGACGGTGAGGTTATCCTCAGGGCAGGGTATGTTGAATATATGCTCTCTGTGTCGGCACAGACAGCAAGCAAGCTCAGCAATCTATCATTGGAAGAGAGAAGGGCTGTTAGGTTGCTTACCGTTTTAATACATCGCGAGGACAGCATGTCCCTTTTTGGCTTTTATGATGAAGCCGAACGCGAAGCTTTTTTGCAGTTGCAAACCGTCTCCGGCATAGGCTCGAAACAAGCTCTCAAGATTCTCAGCGGTATCAGCGTTCGAAATCTGGCACAAGCACTTGATACGGGGAACCTGAAGCTTTTATCCTCGATTCCGGGCATTGGTCCCAAGACAGGTCAAAAAATGATTCTCGCCTTGCGTGATGTATTGGTCTTTGAAGATGAAAAGAGCAAAACCAATGGGCAGCGTAGCCAAAGCAAAGCCAGTCAGTGGTCGGACATTATTACTGCATTGGTGGATATGGGGTATGATAGACGTAAAGTTGAAGAGGTAATCGATTCGTTAAGCGAACAAGAATCTGAAGCAATCGGCAAACTTAGCCACCATGATGCTGAGCAACTGTTGTTCCGCAGTGCAGTCAAACTGCTTGGATAA
- a CDS encoding crossover junction endodeoxyribonuclease RuvC codes for MRILGIDPGYAQTGWGVVESDGQHNRPVSFGVIKTSPTQPDCERIHFIAKSIGALALENKVTICGMEDIFFTKNVSSAIPVAKVIGACIHQLALLEIPVRLYSPPTIKSAVTGYGGAEKHQVQEMVRILLGFEKIPKPDHASDALAAALCLAVYDFAQIRMKL; via the coding sequence ATGCGAATCCTAGGTATTGATCCAGGATATGCACAGACAGGCTGGGGTGTTGTCGAATCTGATGGACAGCATAACCGGCCTGTTTCGTTTGGTGTCATAAAAACCTCTCCGACGCAACCTGATTGTGAACGAATTCATTTCATCGCAAAGTCGATCGGTGCGTTGGCATTGGAAAACAAAGTCACTATCTGTGGTATGGAAGACATCTTCTTTACCAAGAATGTCAGTTCAGCCATTCCTGTTGCCAAGGTGATCGGAGCTTGCATCCATCAACTTGCGCTGCTTGAGATTCCTGTTCGGTTGTACAGTCCTCCAACGATTAAATCAGCCGTTACCGGCTATGGGGGAGCAGAAAAACATCAAGTTCAGGAAATGGTGCGTATACTTTTGGGCTTTGAGAAAATCCCAAAACCCGACCATGCTTCGGATGCCTTGGCTGCAGCCTTATGCCTTGCTGTCTATGATTTTGCCCAAATAAGGATGAAATTGTAA
- a CDS encoding YebC/PmpR family DNA-binding transcriptional regulator, with product MSGHSKWATIKHKKGIADAKRGQKFTKLIKEISVAAKMGGADPETNARLRTAVLKARAENMPKDNIDRAIKKGAGELDNSTYYELTYEGYAPGGVALIIDTLTDNKNRTASDVRSTLTKNGGTLGASGCVSYMFQTKGIITYDTEKYSEEQIFEVALENGADDVTTNDGVIEVITTPSDFGNVLEAMQKAGFEQESAEVEKVADQTVTLDSDKARKVLKIIDKLEELDDVQLVSSNLELPDDFEDSDED from the coding sequence ATGTCCGGCCATAGTAAATGGGCTACAATCAAACACAAGAAGGGTATCGCCGATGCAAAGCGCGGTCAGAAATTTACAAAGCTGATTAAGGAAATTTCCGTTGCAGCAAAAATGGGTGGTGCAGACCCCGAAACCAATGCTAGGCTTCGTACCGCCGTACTGAAAGCCCGTGCAGAGAATATGCCCAAGGACAATATTGACCGGGCAATCAAGAAAGGTGCCGGAGAGCTCGACAACTCCACCTATTATGAACTCACCTATGAAGGGTATGCTCCTGGGGGCGTAGCCTTGATTATTGATACATTAACTGACAACAAAAATAGAACGGCAAGTGATGTTCGTTCAACACTTACCAAAAACGGTGGTACCTTGGGTGCTTCAGGTTGTGTTTCCTATATGTTCCAGACCAAGGGTATCATCACGTACGATACGGAAAAGTATAGCGAAGAACAGATTTTTGAAGTTGCCTTGGAAAATGGGGCTGACGATGTGACCACCAATGATGGTGTCATCGAAGTGATTACCACTCCCTCTGATTTTGGCAACGTTTTGGAAGCAATGCAGAAAGCTGGTTTCGAGCAAGAGAGTGCTGAGGTGGAGAAGGTTGCAGACCAGACCGTAACACTGGATAGTGATAAAGCTCGCAAAGTGCTCAAGATCATCGATAAACTCGAGGAATTGGATGACGTCCAGCTGGTTTCCTCAAATCTGGAACTCCCCGATGATTTTGAGGATAGTGACGAAGATTAA
- the hemW gene encoding radical SAM family heme chaperone HemW: MLSIPSHGELSLYVHIPFCTTCCSYCAFYSEPKEANSKYIDVYVDRLEQEILACASSVDRFTTIFVGGGNPGCLSASQLRRLLVAAKAGLSDEVTIEMNPETFSQDFFCLFSEGLVTRLSMGIQSMDDPTLARLGRNAHRKDNLRAIALAQKAHALYGIELSFDLMVCLPGQTTELAISDLQEILSFSEADHISLYCLTVEEGTVLAQQIGLGQLHVLDEDGQQAFLQTLWNELARLGFTHYEVSNFCRNDKKSKHNQVYWRLDNYIGLGSSAASTVHEGTLSRHYSQIQDLKEYASSSLFSGYEQEFVDANQQIEEYLMMALRTNAGIDKQTFNTRYSQDYDKLFGSAISTLDSAWYRNTKQLYVLTEVGFMVLDEILLRLALEIS, encoded by the coding sequence GTGCTTAGTATCCCCTCTCATGGTGAGCTATCACTGTACGTGCATATTCCTTTTTGTACCACATGTTGCTCCTATTGCGCCTTCTATTCTGAACCTAAAGAAGCAAATAGCAAGTATATCGATGTATATGTGGACCGGCTTGAACAGGAAATCCTTGCGTGCGCTTCGTCCGTCGATCGGTTCACTACCATATTCGTCGGCGGAGGGAATCCTGGATGTTTATCAGCTAGTCAGTTGAGACGCTTACTTGTAGCGGCCAAAGCTGGATTAAGTGATGAAGTGACGATAGAAATGAATCCGGAAACCTTCAGCCAGGATTTCTTTTGTCTCTTCTCTGAAGGTTTGGTCACACGCTTGAGCATGGGTATCCAAAGTATGGATGATCCCACCCTTGCACGCCTTGGCCGCAATGCTCACAGAAAAGACAATCTGAGAGCCATCGCCCTTGCACAGAAAGCACATGCTTTGTATGGCATAGAACTCTCATTCGACCTGATGGTTTGCCTGCCCGGCCAAACAACTGAGTTGGCAATTTCCGATCTTCAGGAAATTCTTTCGTTCAGTGAAGCTGACCATATCAGCCTGTATTGCTTGACCGTTGAAGAGGGTACTGTCCTGGCCCAACAAATTGGGCTTGGCCAACTACACGTGTTGGATGAGGATGGACAACAAGCATTCCTGCAAACACTTTGGAATGAATTGGCAAGGCTTGGATTTACCCACTATGAAGTTTCCAATTTTTGTAGAAATGACAAAAAAAGCAAACACAATCAAGTTTATTGGAGACTGGATAATTATATAGGTTTAGGAAGCAGTGCGGCATCCACGGTTCACGAAGGGACTCTTTCTCGTCATTATTCGCAAATTCAGGACCTGAAGGAATACGCTTCAAGCTCTCTTTTCAGTGGATATGAACAGGAGTTCGTTGATGCAAATCAGCAGATTGAAGAGTATCTGATGATGGCTCTACGCACCAATGCAGGTATTGACAAGCAAACCTTCAATACACGGTATTCACAAGACTATGACAAGCTCTTTGGCTCTGCAATTTCCACCCTTGATTCTGCATGGTATCGTAATACGAAACAACTCTATGTATTAACAGAAGTAGGCTTTATGGTCCTTGACGAAATCCTGTTGCGTTTGGCTCTGGAAATCTCGTAA
- the lepB gene encoding signal peptidase I, producing the protein MEQLLSFIERNTIRLLTHRKALKAYELANKPKRTFIGEVKGWADALVFAVFAVLLINQYIFQLFVIPTPSMDGTLNVGDRVFVSKTIYGIEIYPSGPKMLSSNRNVTRDDIITFYNPEYVSKGPFFDILSQIIYMGTFSLVNIDRNDDGSIAERLYVKRAIGFPSERIRFTDGNIEIRRAGYNDYIDDNSFRTSLDLVDGPHRSIDESLYSGIKAWGSLFGYQESGVDMTSVPSYLKSQYALVQNDNYPDDMYAFETAKNRTKQLFNPADSNARSASAAYQRGIYVPQGSVLPLGDNRDNSRDGRYFGPVSQGKINGSVRFLFWPLNRIRYMGNK; encoded by the coding sequence ATGGAACAATTGTTGAGTTTTATTGAGAGAAACACCATACGATTACTCACTCACCGCAAAGCGTTGAAAGCCTACGAATTGGCCAACAAACCCAAGCGCACCTTCATCGGTGAAGTCAAGGGTTGGGCTGATGCTCTGGTGTTTGCAGTTTTTGCCGTACTCTTGATCAACCAATATATCTTTCAACTTTTTGTCATTCCTACTCCTTCCATGGATGGAACACTGAATGTGGGAGATCGCGTTTTTGTAAGTAAAACCATCTACGGCATTGAAATCTATCCCAGCGGTCCAAAAATGCTCTCCTCTAACAGGAACGTGACGCGTGATGACATAATCACGTTTTACAACCCAGAATACGTATCCAAAGGTCCATTCTTTGATATCCTGTCACAAATCATCTACATGGGTACCTTTTCGCTGGTAAATATCGACCGCAATGACGATGGCAGCATAGCCGAGCGGCTGTATGTAAAACGTGCCATCGGATTTCCCTCTGAACGGATTCGCTTCACAGATGGAAATATTGAAATACGAAGAGCAGGGTACAACGATTACATCGACGACAACAGTTTCCGTACCTCACTTGATTTGGTCGATGGTCCGCATCGCAGCATCGATGAGAGCCTGTACAGTGGCATCAAAGCATGGGGATCTTTGTTTGGATATCAGGAATCGGGAGTGGACATGACCTCAGTTCCTTCCTATTTAAAGAGCCAATATGCTCTTGTTCAAAATGACAACTATCCAGATGACATGTATGCATTTGAAACAGCTAAGAACCGTACAAAGCAATTATTCAATCCTGCAGATAGCAATGCCAGAAGTGCAAGTGCTGCCTACCAGAGAGGAATCTATGTTCCACAAGGCTCTGTGTTGCCTTTGGGAGACAATCGGGACAACAGCCGCGATGGCCGATATTTTGGTCCTGTATCACAGGGAAAAATCAATGGCAGCGTCCGGTTTCTTTTCTGGCCTTTGAACAGAATCAGGTACATGGGTAACAAATAG